A genomic stretch from Mastacembelus armatus chromosome 7, fMasArm1.2, whole genome shotgun sequence includes:
- the LOC113146077 gene encoding collagen alpha-1(XX) chain isoform X1, whose amino-acid sequence MSPHLLSSSSPSSSFWLMLCFLFSVLLLLCSGVHGQGRLKLTVLSEDRLQMKWKEADGPVQGYKVRVRPISEVPQPELMLTTTRGRATVAGLDSSQEYALQVLVLNGTTEKLLAKRRFTMEGLREEEMIRSGSREQKKKMLPGGSGSGDLDDATEALMGLPTILYPDPTTAAATTAEPPAIETHSQHPDEAPEKTSKEKRKKKIEKERDRFKLENKEEQGTTQGKRAEEKPRKTPSIQLVTSMSPRKQFECDSNAAADIMLLVDGSWSIGRTNFRRVRDFLEGLVTPFHIGPNHIQIGLTQYSGDPRTEWHLNNFTTKDQLLEAVRNFRYKGGNTFTGQALLHVMEENMRAEAGARSEAPFFLVLLTDGKSQDDAVSAASRLKNAGVEIIAVGVKNADEAELRQVASEPVDLNVYNVNDFPLLSKLVARLVHILCGRIEDRSIAKRMEPGPTADPALSYPSPADLRFSELGSREVKLHWTNPAKPVQQYRVVYHSAESQSPQEVVLPGSESSVLLEGLSSQTLYHVSIFPVYKDNVGLALRGTVTTLPLAMPANLEVTPSTFSTLRVNWGAAPGATQYMILYSALNHGEPDDAKEEKFNADQTMVELAGLLPATDYSVTLYALYDEEPSDPVTAVATTFPLPLPISVQFPMVTHSMLRVSWVPGAVDVPGHRITYSTNHGSDVKQVEVKGMNSVLVQNLSSLSRYLVSVQSLYPQGLSASLTSNVTTLKVPPPSDLRVTNFSGSDITVRWEAAADDVVSYLIKWISLSGGDLRQLRVSGESEGAILERVEDDKEYQISLSALYGDGAQSEAVAIRYSTLSGGGPSSVLVSEETAVSLVVSWVPPNAHVLQYRVSYTGLTGAETQDSTVLVPGDEKRVVLESLQPDTRYSILVTAEYRNREGGSGSAQGKTTSLRVSSLSVVRSDHSSICVSWRPVSAVDGYRIIIQSVEDKDTKEETVDGSTSSHCFTNLKPETLYRISLHSLLSSAEGAAVSILHLTATAPARIPIHPHMYPIHNEVCPEVTIRNSIVKGFDMMEAFGLTQKAHSSVEGVAAEPFVFNTLPTYTLYRDGQLTQSTKFIHPAGFSAEHTISMAFRILQETPREPFALWQLTDNDFQPKMGVVLDPTTRHLVYFSLDYRGEVQELTFDQSQVRRLFYGSFHKVHLSVSQVSVSLSVDCQHVGERPARPLGNLPTDGFEMLGKLVKTRGPNSGSAPFQLQSFEIVCNTTWALEDTCCDLPGVRDEESCPAPAYTCTCSSDVPGAPGSPGPTGKPGPRGQKGEKGEQGQKGEVGPPGKPGFEGGVGPLGSVGPRGITVQGKVGPPGARGEKGDPGRPGVQGLPGPPGPKGEEGNPGPQGIRGVEGNIGEPGSTGPRGFQGMPGHPGPVGERGPSGPVGPTGLPGSKGERGEKGEPQSMAVIYQLVTEACEQLVHKEALKLDMFINEISRKPVPIEEPVGPPGEPGIPGPRGAPGTRGNQGHVGPRGKPGKLGYPGEQGRRGMSGAKGDAGTNVQGPTGVKGFAGPPGESKLGIPGSKGDDGKPGPPGVPGPPGHPGEIGPPGVCDNSGGCHRVPQQTEDPYYGYQP is encoded by the exons ATGtctcctcacctcctctcttcatcatcaccatcatcatctttCTGGCTAATGCTGTGTTTCCTCTTCAGTGTCCTCCTGCTTCTCTGTTCAGGGGTCCATGGTCAAG GTCGTCTCAAGCTGACAGTCCTGTCTGAGGACAGACTGCAGATGAAATGGAAGGAGGCTGATGGACCTGTTCAGGGCTACAAGGTCAGAGTGAGACCCATCTCAG AGGTGCCACAGCCAGAGCTGATGCTGACCACCACACGGGGCCGAGCAACAGTGGCAGGACTGGACTCCAGTCAAGAATACGCCCTCCAAGTGCTTGTGCTGAACGGGACGACAGAGAAGCTTCTCGCAAAGAGACGATTCACCA TGGAGGGTCTGCGTGAGGAGGAGATGATCCGTAGTGGTAGCCgagaacagaagaagaagatgttGCCAGGTGGATCAGGCTCAGGAGACTTGGACGATGCGACAGAGGCTCTGATGGGCCTGCCGACGATTCTGTACCCAGACcccaccactgctgctgctactactgcgG AGCCTCCAGCTATAGAAACTCACTCTCAGCACCCTGATGAGGCCCCAGAGAAAACCagcaaagagaagaggaagaagaagatagAAAAGGAACGGGATCGGTTTAAGTTGGAGAACAAGGAAGAGCAAGGGACGACCCAGGGTAAACGGGCTGAGGAGAAACCCCGGAAGACACCCTCTATCCAGCTGGTTACAA GTATGTCTCCAAGGAAACAATTTGAGTGTGATAGCAATGCAGCGGCGGACATCATGTTGTTGGTGGACGGCTCCTGGAGCATCGGACGCACCAACTTCAGGCGGGTCAGAGACTTCTTGGAGGGCCTGGTGACACCTTTCCACATTGGGCCGAACCACATTCAGATTG GACTGACCCAGTACAGTGGGGACCCCCGCACAGAGTGGCATCTCAACAACTTCACCACTAAAGACCAGCTGCTGGAGGCAGTAAGGAATTTCAGATATAAGGGAGGAAACACATTTACTG GTCAGGCGCTGCTCCACGTCATGGAAGAGAACATGAGGGCCGAGGCAGGAGCACGGTCAGAGGCACCGTTTTTCCTGGTCTTACTGACCGATGGGAAATCTCAGGATGATGCTGTGTCTGCAGCAAGCCGGCTGAAGAATGCCGGTGTGGAGATCATTGCCGTAG GTGTGAAGAATGCTGATGAAGCCGAGTTGAGACAAGTGGCATCAGAGCCGGTGGATCTGAATGTTTACAATGTCAATGACTTCCCTCTGCTCAGCAAACTGGTGGCACGACTGGTCCACATCCTGTGTGGGAGGATAGAGGACCGTAGCATTGCAAAAC GAATGGAGCCTGGACCCACGGCAGACCCAGCCCTCTCCTACCCAAGTCCTGCTGATCTCCGCTTCTCTGAACTGGGCTCCAGAGAAGTGAAGCTGCACTGGACCAATCCTGCTAAGCCAGTCCAACAGTACAGAGTGGTTTACCACAGTGCAGAGAGTCAGAGTCCACAGGAG gtGGTATTGCCTGGTTCAGagtcctctgtgctgctggaaGGCCTCTCCTCTCAGACACTGTACCATGTGTCTATCTTTCCTGTGTATAAGGACAATGTTGGCCTGGCACTCAGAGGAACTGTCACTACAT TGCCCCTAGCCATGCCTGCCAACCTGGAGGTGACTCCTTCCACGTTCAGCACCCTGCGAGTAAACTGGGGTGCAGCACCCGGTGCGACACAATACATGATCCTGTACTCTGCGCTCAACCATGGAGAGCCTGACGACGCCAAGGAG GAGAAGTTCAATGCAGACCAGACTATGGTGGAGCTGGCAGGCTTATTGCCAGCAACAGACTACTCTGTCACTCTGTATGCTCTGTATGATGAGGAGCCCAGTGATCCTGTCACTGCAGTTGCCACCACAT TCCCACTCCCACTGCCAATAAGTGTTCAATTCCCGATGGTCACCCACAGTATGCTCAGAGTGAGCTGGGTGCCCGGAGCTGTGGATGTCCCAGGCCACCGGATCACCTACAGCACCAACCACGGCAGTGACGTCAAGCAG GTGGAGGTGAAAGGCATGAACTCAGTGCTGGTGCAGAACCTGTCCTCTCTGTCCAGATACTTAGTGTCAGTCCAGTCCCTCTACCCACAAGGCCTGTCTGCATCTCTAACCAGCAACGTCACCACAC TGAAGGTGCCTCCTCCATCAGACCTCAGGGTGACTAATTTCTCAGGCAGCGATATCACTGTTCGCTGGGAGGCTGCAGCTGATGACGTTGTCTCCTACCTCATCAAGTGGATCTCCCTCAGTGGAGGGGACCTGCGACAG TTGAGGGTAAGTGGCGAGAGTGAAGGGGCAATCCTGGAGAGGGTAGAGGACGATAAGGAATACCAAATCTCTCTATCTGCACTTTATGGAGATGGAGCTCAAAGTGAAGCTGTCGCCATACGCTATAGCACCT TATCTGGTGGAGGACCGTCCAGCGTACTGGTCTCGGAGGAAACTGCGGTCAGCTTGGTGGTCAGCTGGGTACCTCCAAATGCTCATGTTCTCCAGTACCGTGTGTCTTACACTGGACTGACTGGAGCTGAAACACAGGACAGCACT GTGTTGGTTCCAGGTGATGAAAAGCGGGTGGTGCTAGAGTCATTACAGCCAGATACACGTTACAGCATCCTGGTCACTGCAGAGTACCGCAACAGAGAAGGAGGCAGTGGTTCAGCCCAGGGCAAAACCA CGAGTCTAAGGGTTAGCAGTCTGAGTGTGGTCAGGTCAGACCACTCCAGCATCTGTGTGTCTTGGAGACCAGTGTCTGCAGTTGATGGATACCGAATTATCATTCAATCTGTTGAAG aCAAGGACACAAAGGAAGAAACTGTCGATGGCTCCACCAGCAGCCACTGTTTCACTAATCTGAAACCTGAGACTCTGTATCGTATCAGCCTGCACTCACTCCTCAGTTCAGCAGAGGGCGCTGCCGTCTCTATTCTCCATCTAACAG CCACTGCTCCAGCCAGAATTCCCATCCATCCCCACATGTATCCTATCCACAACGAAG TGTGTCCTGAAGTCACCATCAGAAACAGCATTGTTAAAG GGTTTGACATGATGGAAGCTTTTGGTTTGACTCAGAAAGCTCACTCGTCAGTGGAGGGTGTGGCAGCCGAGCCTTTTGTCTTCAACACCCTCCCCACCTACACCCTGTACAGAGACGGCCAGCTGACACAGAGCACCAA gTTTATCCACCCTGCAGGTTTCTCTGCAGAGCACACCATCAGCATGGCCTTCCGTATATTGCAGGAGACACCCAGGGAGCCCTTCGCCCTCTGGCAGCTCACTGACAATGACTTCCAGCCCAAAATGGGAGTGGTGCTTGACC CTACAACCAGACATCTGGTGTACTTCAGTCTGGACTACAGAGGAGAGGTGCAGGAACTGACTTTTGACCAGTCTCAGGTCCGCAGACTGTTCTATGGCAGTTTTCACAAG gttcacctgtctgtcagtcaggTCAGTGTGTCCCTGTCCGTGGACTGCCAGCACGTAGGTGAGAGACCTGCCCGCCCTCTGGGCAACCTGCCCACTGATGGTTTTGAGATGCTGGGAAAACTGGTGAAAACCAGGGGACCCAACAGTGGATCTGCCCCG TTCCAGCTGCAGTCATTTGAGATTGTCTGTAACACCACCTGGGCTTTAGAGGACACCTGCTGTGACCTGCCTGGAGTG agAGATGAGGAGAGCTGTCCTGCCCCGGCGTACACCTGCACCTGTTCGTCTGATGTCCCTGGAGCTCCTGGTTCCCCTGGACCCACT GGAAAACCAGGGCCTCGTGGTCAGAAAGGCGAGAAAGGAGAACAAGGCCAAAAG GGAGAGGTGGGGCCCCCAGGAAAACCTGGATTTGAGGGAGGTGTTGGACCCTTAGGCAGCGTAGGGCCCCGAGGCATCACTGTTCAGGGAAAAGTG GGTCCACCAGGAGCGAGGGGGGAAAAGGGAGATCCTGGGCGACCAGGAGTTCAG GGTTTACCAGGACCCCCAGGTCCAAAAGGGGAAGAGGGCAACCCAGGCCCCCAG GGTATTAGGGGGGTCGAAGGTAACATTGGTGAACCTGGCAGCACTGGACCCAGG GGTTTCCAAGGAATGCCAGGACATCCAGGGCCTGTAGGGGAAAGGGGGCCCTCAGGACCTGTGGGGCCTACA GGTTTGCCAGGGAGTAAAGGGGAACGAGGAGAAAAG GGGGAACCTCAGTCTATGGCTGTCATCTACCAGCTGGTCACAGAGGCCTGTGAGCAGCTAGTGCATA AGGAGGCGTTAAAGCTTGACATGTTCATCAATGAGATAAGCCGTAAGCCAGTTCCTATTGAGGAGCCAGTAGGGCCACCAGGAGAACCTGGTATACCAGGGCCCAGGGGTGCACCTGGCACCAGGGGCAACCAGGGGCATGTCGGCCCAAGGGGGAAACCTGGCAAACTTGGATATCCAGGAGAACAGG GAAGGAGAGGAATGTCAGGAGCGAAAGGTGATGCAGGGACCAATGTCCAGGGGCCCACAGGGGTCAAAGGATTTGCAG GGCCTCCAGGTGAGTCCAAGCTGGGAATTCCAGGTTCCAAAGGAGATGACGGTAAGCCAGGGCCCCCAGGGGTCCCCGGACCTCCTGGACACCCAGGTGAGATTGGAccaccaggtgtgtgtgacaaCAGTGGGGGCTGCCACAGAGTGCCACAGCAAACAG AAGACCCTTATTATGGCTACCAACCATAA
- the slc35h1 gene encoding solute carrier family 35 member C2, whose protein sequence is MAIPVQFLCRWLRIVGLVFIYYVFSIGITFYNKWLMKGFHYPLFMTLVHLAINFCLSALTRRAMQCWTGKSRTILNWTDYIYKVVPTAIATALDIGLSNWSFLFITISLYTMTKSSAVLFILFFSLLFKLEEPNPFLIVVVLLISLGLFMFTFESTQFNLQGFILVLLASFLGGIRWTLTQVLMQKAELGLQNPIDTMYHLQPAMILGLFPLFLYNEELSLSTSETLFRETELSPFLYSVFTLSIGGLLAFGLGFSEFLLVSRTSSLTLSISGIFKEVCTLLLAAALMGDKMSGINWLGFVVCLCGISLHVALKTIYSKNKGPTIRHLSSRSPEFELPLLHGDDSEADEYNDKDKEQKNILH, encoded by the exons ATGGCCATCCCTGTCCAGTTCCTTTGCCGGTGGCTTCGCATTGTTGGATTAGTTTTCATCTACTATGTCTTCTCTATAGGCATCACCTTCTACAACAAATGGCTGATGAAG gGCTTCCACTATCCACTCTTCATGACATTAGTTCATCTTGCCATCAACTTCTGCCTGTCGGCTCTGACGCGACGGGCCATGCAGTGCTGGACAGGGAAATCCCGCACCATTCTGAACTGGACAGATTACATCTATAAAGTGGTTCCCACAG CCATCGCAACAGCACTGGATATTGGACTTTCCAACTGGagcttcctcttcatcaccatTAGCTT GTACACCATGACCAAGTCCTCAGCAgtgctcttcatcctctttttctccctgttGTTTAAACTGGAGGAGCCG AACCCGTTCCTGATCGTGGTGGTCCTGTTGATCTCCCTTGGtctgtttatgtttacatttgagTCGACCCAGTTCAACCTGCAGGGCTTCATCTTGGTGCTGCTGGCGTCATTTTTAGGCGGCATCCGCTGGACCCTCACTCAGGTCCTCATGCAGAAAGCAGAGCTGG GCCTTCAGAATCCAATAGATACAATGTACCACCTACAGCCTGCCATGATCCTTGGCCTGTTTCCCCTTTTCCTGTATAATGAAG AGCTGAGCCTTAGTACGTCAGAAACACTCTTCAGAGAGACGGAGCTCTCACCTTTCCTGTATTCAGTCTTCACCCTAAGTATCGGGGGGTTGCTGGCCTTTGGGTTGGGCTTCTCAGAGTTCCTGCTGGTCTCCCGGACCTCCAGCCTTACTTTATCCATATCTGGGATCTTTAAG gagGTGTGTACGCTGCTTTTGGCAGCAGCTTTGATGGGAGACAAAATGAGTGGGATTAACTGGCTGGgatttgttgtgtgtctgtgcggcATTTCATTGCATGTGGCACTCAAGACCATTTATTCCAAAA ATAAGGGCCCAACCATAAGGCATCTCAGCAGCAGGAGCCCAGAGTTTGAGCTGCCATTGCTACATGGAGACGATTCAGAGGCTGATGAATATAATGATAAAGATaaggaacaaaaaaacattctgcaTTGA
- the LOC113146077 gene encoding collagen alpha-1(XX) chain isoform X2: protein MLTTTRGRATVAGLDSSQEYALQVLVLNGTTEKLLAKRRFTMEGLREEEMIRSGSREQKKKMLPGGSGSGDLDDATEALMGLPTILYPDPTTAAATTAEPPAIETHSQHPDEAPEKTSKEKRKKKIEKERDRFKLENKEEQGTTQGKRAEEKPRKTPSIQLVTSMSPRKQFECDSNAAADIMLLVDGSWSIGRTNFRRVRDFLEGLVTPFHIGPNHIQIGLTQYSGDPRTEWHLNNFTTKDQLLEAVRNFRYKGGNTFTGQALLHVMEENMRAEAGARSEAPFFLVLLTDGKSQDDAVSAASRLKNAGVEIIAVGVKNADEAELRQVASEPVDLNVYNVNDFPLLSKLVARLVHILCGRIEDRSIAKRMEPGPTADPALSYPSPADLRFSELGSREVKLHWTNPAKPVQQYRVVYHSAESQSPQEVVLPGSESSVLLEGLSSQTLYHVSIFPVYKDNVGLALRGTVTTLPLAMPANLEVTPSTFSTLRVNWGAAPGATQYMILYSALNHGEPDDAKEEKFNADQTMVELAGLLPATDYSVTLYALYDEEPSDPVTAVATTFPLPLPISVQFPMVTHSMLRVSWVPGAVDVPGHRITYSTNHGSDVKQVEVKGMNSVLVQNLSSLSRYLVSVQSLYPQGLSASLTSNVTTLKVPPPSDLRVTNFSGSDITVRWEAAADDVVSYLIKWISLSGGDLRQLRVSGESEGAILERVEDDKEYQISLSALYGDGAQSEAVAIRYSTLSGGGPSSVLVSEETAVSLVVSWVPPNAHVLQYRVSYTGLTGAETQDSTVLVPGDEKRVVLESLQPDTRYSILVTAEYRNREGGSGSAQGKTTSLRVSSLSVVRSDHSSICVSWRPVSAVDGYRIIIQSVEDKDTKEETVDGSTSSHCFTNLKPETLYRISLHSLLSSAEGAAVSILHLTATAPARIPIHPHMYPIHNEVCPEVTIRNSIVKGFDMMEAFGLTQKAHSSVEGVAAEPFVFNTLPTYTLYRDGQLTQSTKFIHPAGFSAEHTISMAFRILQETPREPFALWQLTDNDFQPKMGVVLDPTTRHLVYFSLDYRGEVQELTFDQSQVRRLFYGSFHKVHLSVSQVSVSLSVDCQHVGERPARPLGNLPTDGFEMLGKLVKTRGPNSGSAPFQLQSFEIVCNTTWALEDTCCDLPGVRDEESCPAPAYTCTCSSDVPGAPGSPGPTGKPGPRGQKGEKGEQGQKGEVGPPGKPGFEGGVGPLGSVGPRGITVQGKVGPPGARGEKGDPGRPGVQGLPGPPGPKGEEGNPGPQGIRGVEGNIGEPGSTGPRGFQGMPGHPGPVGERGPSGPVGPTGLPGSKGERGEKGEPQSMAVIYQLVTEACEQLVHKEALKLDMFINEISRKPVPIEEPVGPPGEPGIPGPRGAPGTRGNQGHVGPRGKPGKLGYPGEQGRRGMSGAKGDAGTNVQGPTGVKGFAGPPGESKLGIPGSKGDDGKPGPPGVPGPPGHPGEIGPPGVCDNSGGCHRVPQQTEDPYYGYQP from the exons ATGCTGACCACCACACGGGGCCGAGCAACAGTGGCAGGACTGGACTCCAGTCAAGAATACGCCCTCCAAGTGCTTGTGCTGAACGGGACGACAGAGAAGCTTCTCGCAAAGAGACGATTCACCA TGGAGGGTCTGCGTGAGGAGGAGATGATCCGTAGTGGTAGCCgagaacagaagaagaagatgttGCCAGGTGGATCAGGCTCAGGAGACTTGGACGATGCGACAGAGGCTCTGATGGGCCTGCCGACGATTCTGTACCCAGACcccaccactgctgctgctactactgcgG AGCCTCCAGCTATAGAAACTCACTCTCAGCACCCTGATGAGGCCCCAGAGAAAACCagcaaagagaagaggaagaagaagatagAAAAGGAACGGGATCGGTTTAAGTTGGAGAACAAGGAAGAGCAAGGGACGACCCAGGGTAAACGGGCTGAGGAGAAACCCCGGAAGACACCCTCTATCCAGCTGGTTACAA GTATGTCTCCAAGGAAACAATTTGAGTGTGATAGCAATGCAGCGGCGGACATCATGTTGTTGGTGGACGGCTCCTGGAGCATCGGACGCACCAACTTCAGGCGGGTCAGAGACTTCTTGGAGGGCCTGGTGACACCTTTCCACATTGGGCCGAACCACATTCAGATTG GACTGACCCAGTACAGTGGGGACCCCCGCACAGAGTGGCATCTCAACAACTTCACCACTAAAGACCAGCTGCTGGAGGCAGTAAGGAATTTCAGATATAAGGGAGGAAACACATTTACTG GTCAGGCGCTGCTCCACGTCATGGAAGAGAACATGAGGGCCGAGGCAGGAGCACGGTCAGAGGCACCGTTTTTCCTGGTCTTACTGACCGATGGGAAATCTCAGGATGATGCTGTGTCTGCAGCAAGCCGGCTGAAGAATGCCGGTGTGGAGATCATTGCCGTAG GTGTGAAGAATGCTGATGAAGCCGAGTTGAGACAAGTGGCATCAGAGCCGGTGGATCTGAATGTTTACAATGTCAATGACTTCCCTCTGCTCAGCAAACTGGTGGCACGACTGGTCCACATCCTGTGTGGGAGGATAGAGGACCGTAGCATTGCAAAAC GAATGGAGCCTGGACCCACGGCAGACCCAGCCCTCTCCTACCCAAGTCCTGCTGATCTCCGCTTCTCTGAACTGGGCTCCAGAGAAGTGAAGCTGCACTGGACCAATCCTGCTAAGCCAGTCCAACAGTACAGAGTGGTTTACCACAGTGCAGAGAGTCAGAGTCCACAGGAG gtGGTATTGCCTGGTTCAGagtcctctgtgctgctggaaGGCCTCTCCTCTCAGACACTGTACCATGTGTCTATCTTTCCTGTGTATAAGGACAATGTTGGCCTGGCACTCAGAGGAACTGTCACTACAT TGCCCCTAGCCATGCCTGCCAACCTGGAGGTGACTCCTTCCACGTTCAGCACCCTGCGAGTAAACTGGGGTGCAGCACCCGGTGCGACACAATACATGATCCTGTACTCTGCGCTCAACCATGGAGAGCCTGACGACGCCAAGGAG GAGAAGTTCAATGCAGACCAGACTATGGTGGAGCTGGCAGGCTTATTGCCAGCAACAGACTACTCTGTCACTCTGTATGCTCTGTATGATGAGGAGCCCAGTGATCCTGTCACTGCAGTTGCCACCACAT TCCCACTCCCACTGCCAATAAGTGTTCAATTCCCGATGGTCACCCACAGTATGCTCAGAGTGAGCTGGGTGCCCGGAGCTGTGGATGTCCCAGGCCACCGGATCACCTACAGCACCAACCACGGCAGTGACGTCAAGCAG GTGGAGGTGAAAGGCATGAACTCAGTGCTGGTGCAGAACCTGTCCTCTCTGTCCAGATACTTAGTGTCAGTCCAGTCCCTCTACCCACAAGGCCTGTCTGCATCTCTAACCAGCAACGTCACCACAC TGAAGGTGCCTCCTCCATCAGACCTCAGGGTGACTAATTTCTCAGGCAGCGATATCACTGTTCGCTGGGAGGCTGCAGCTGATGACGTTGTCTCCTACCTCATCAAGTGGATCTCCCTCAGTGGAGGGGACCTGCGACAG TTGAGGGTAAGTGGCGAGAGTGAAGGGGCAATCCTGGAGAGGGTAGAGGACGATAAGGAATACCAAATCTCTCTATCTGCACTTTATGGAGATGGAGCTCAAAGTGAAGCTGTCGCCATACGCTATAGCACCT TATCTGGTGGAGGACCGTCCAGCGTACTGGTCTCGGAGGAAACTGCGGTCAGCTTGGTGGTCAGCTGGGTACCTCCAAATGCTCATGTTCTCCAGTACCGTGTGTCTTACACTGGACTGACTGGAGCTGAAACACAGGACAGCACT GTGTTGGTTCCAGGTGATGAAAAGCGGGTGGTGCTAGAGTCATTACAGCCAGATACACGTTACAGCATCCTGGTCACTGCAGAGTACCGCAACAGAGAAGGAGGCAGTGGTTCAGCCCAGGGCAAAACCA CGAGTCTAAGGGTTAGCAGTCTGAGTGTGGTCAGGTCAGACCACTCCAGCATCTGTGTGTCTTGGAGACCAGTGTCTGCAGTTGATGGATACCGAATTATCATTCAATCTGTTGAAG aCAAGGACACAAAGGAAGAAACTGTCGATGGCTCCACCAGCAGCCACTGTTTCACTAATCTGAAACCTGAGACTCTGTATCGTATCAGCCTGCACTCACTCCTCAGTTCAGCAGAGGGCGCTGCCGTCTCTATTCTCCATCTAACAG CCACTGCTCCAGCCAGAATTCCCATCCATCCCCACATGTATCCTATCCACAACGAAG TGTGTCCTGAAGTCACCATCAGAAACAGCATTGTTAAAG GGTTTGACATGATGGAAGCTTTTGGTTTGACTCAGAAAGCTCACTCGTCAGTGGAGGGTGTGGCAGCCGAGCCTTTTGTCTTCAACACCCTCCCCACCTACACCCTGTACAGAGACGGCCAGCTGACACAGAGCACCAA gTTTATCCACCCTGCAGGTTTCTCTGCAGAGCACACCATCAGCATGGCCTTCCGTATATTGCAGGAGACACCCAGGGAGCCCTTCGCCCTCTGGCAGCTCACTGACAATGACTTCCAGCCCAAAATGGGAGTGGTGCTTGACC CTACAACCAGACATCTGGTGTACTTCAGTCTGGACTACAGAGGAGAGGTGCAGGAACTGACTTTTGACCAGTCTCAGGTCCGCAGACTGTTCTATGGCAGTTTTCACAAG gttcacctgtctgtcagtcaggTCAGTGTGTCCCTGTCCGTGGACTGCCAGCACGTAGGTGAGAGACCTGCCCGCCCTCTGGGCAACCTGCCCACTGATGGTTTTGAGATGCTGGGAAAACTGGTGAAAACCAGGGGACCCAACAGTGGATCTGCCCCG TTCCAGCTGCAGTCATTTGAGATTGTCTGTAACACCACCTGGGCTTTAGAGGACACCTGCTGTGACCTGCCTGGAGTG agAGATGAGGAGAGCTGTCCTGCCCCGGCGTACACCTGCACCTGTTCGTCTGATGTCCCTGGAGCTCCTGGTTCCCCTGGACCCACT GGAAAACCAGGGCCTCGTGGTCAGAAAGGCGAGAAAGGAGAACAAGGCCAAAAG GGAGAGGTGGGGCCCCCAGGAAAACCTGGATTTGAGGGAGGTGTTGGACCCTTAGGCAGCGTAGGGCCCCGAGGCATCACTGTTCAGGGAAAAGTG GGTCCACCAGGAGCGAGGGGGGAAAAGGGAGATCCTGGGCGACCAGGAGTTCAG GGTTTACCAGGACCCCCAGGTCCAAAAGGGGAAGAGGGCAACCCAGGCCCCCAG GGTATTAGGGGGGTCGAAGGTAACATTGGTGAACCTGGCAGCACTGGACCCAGG GGTTTCCAAGGAATGCCAGGACATCCAGGGCCTGTAGGGGAAAGGGGGCCCTCAGGACCTGTGGGGCCTACA GGTTTGCCAGGGAGTAAAGGGGAACGAGGAGAAAAG GGGGAACCTCAGTCTATGGCTGTCATCTACCAGCTGGTCACAGAGGCCTGTGAGCAGCTAGTGCATA AGGAGGCGTTAAAGCTTGACATGTTCATCAATGAGATAAGCCGTAAGCCAGTTCCTATTGAGGAGCCAGTAGGGCCACCAGGAGAACCTGGTATACCAGGGCCCAGGGGTGCACCTGGCACCAGGGGCAACCAGGGGCATGTCGGCCCAAGGGGGAAACCTGGCAAACTTGGATATCCAGGAGAACAGG GAAGGAGAGGAATGTCAGGAGCGAAAGGTGATGCAGGGACCAATGTCCAGGGGCCCACAGGGGTCAAAGGATTTGCAG GGCCTCCAGGTGAGTCCAAGCTGGGAATTCCAGGTTCCAAAGGAGATGACGGTAAGCCAGGGCCCCCAGGGGTCCCCGGACCTCCTGGACACCCAGGTGAGATTGGAccaccaggtgtgtgtgacaaCAGTGGGGGCTGCCACAGAGTGCCACAGCAAACAG AAGACCCTTATTATGGCTACCAACCATAA